Below is a genomic region from Agelaius phoeniceus isolate bAgePho1 chromosome 11, bAgePho1.hap1, whole genome shotgun sequence.
TGTAGAAAAATTCATTTGTACAATTTTATTGTGCATTTTTATTTGTACATTTGCCTGTGTCATATTTTAGAAGTTTCCAATATGATTAATTTCTATGATGAAACTAAATGTTAATATTTCAAAATGTCTTTTGCTAACTTTTCAATACTGTGTCTTTGACAGAGAGAGAATTTGATCCTGATATATACTGTGGTGTCATTGATGTGGAAACCAGGAAACCTTGTACTAGGTCTTTAACATGCAAGGTAGGATAACTGAATCAGGATAAGATTATCTAAAGTTTTTATTCAAATTCTTGAGGAACATGATAGAAAACGGAGAACTGCAAATTTTTGCTGTTGGTAATTACCACTGTAAGTGGTACCTCTCAAAACATATTGCTCAGAACCAAGAAGAAATTGGTTTTGAAGTTCAGTTAATTATTTATTCAGAAAGCATTTCTCAAAGTAACCTGGAGATTTGTATTTTTGTATAAACCCTTTAAACATGGATGTTGACATGGAACAAACTGTGTCACTCTACATGTAGGTAGCAGGGGCAGTGTGTTTCTCTTTTTGGGAGCAACCTTCCAGTTGTAGAtcatgaattttaaaattcctcATAAGCATTGAAAATATTGCTTATGCAGGATTTAAATAATTCAAGCTCTTCCCTTCTCACACTCTTTCCTCTCCCCCCAGCAGTCTGCAGCAGGTTCTTGGTAGGAATTTGTGTAAATGCTAATGCTGCTGGTTGTactgctgcagccagctcctGAAAGAGCCATGGAGCACACCTAGAGGTCAAACTCTAAATTAAACAATCATAAAAACTTTCAGTCTGACAAAATGTTTCCTCTGGCTCCAAAACCCTTGGGGGACAGAGGGCTGTCACTTGCTCCCAAGGAACCAAGAATCCAGATCCCCTGCACTTGTGTAATATTTTGGTGctttcctgcagagcagctctacCCTCAGTTTAGGAAAGGTCTGGTAAATAAACCACCTACAGAACAAAGGTACATGAAGCTGGCACTAATGACCCAGAGGAACTGAACTTGAACACATTGCCCTTTTGGAATTACAGTGGGGAGGAAATTGTTTTGCTAATAGAGGAGGGAAAAGCTGCAAGATTTTACAAGAGAAATAGGCAAATcaaaagtgaaaaagaaagagtaaaataatttctcagGAAGTCTTTAGAATATACTActcataaaataatttttggaaTTGCTATTTGTGTCTGAATTATGTGACAAAATTTTTTACCTACTAAAAAGAACCAAATCAAACCCTTTGTGCCATATTAAAAAGGTATTATGTTGACTTaaacaattcagaaaaaataGCTTCCATTTACTTCACCTTACTTAGAATTGGTGCCATTTATACACATACACATCTTACTGTCTGTAGTGTTCAGGACACTCAAAGAACTTTGAGTCCTCCCTGACTCTGGATTCTGCTGGATGTTTTGAATTCCTCAATATCTATTTGATTACATTAGTTTTCAAGGAATATATTAGTTTATAGGAGGCAGCACAGTacttttctaaatatttttcaggTCTCCCATTAAAGTCTGAttttaaacattattttgttGAATAGTTTTTGAAGTGgaagtaaatattttctcttcttgGTTTTGCAGGAGTTGGCAGTTGAAATATCAATgtaaaaaaagatttttggtTCTAGTCTTAACCTTATTAAAAATTTGGcagtttggtttttaaaaagaagtttgaAAGAAGCCTTTTACCAAATTGCTGGGTTTGTTATTCTGTATCAGACAAGGATATAATCATCCACCAAGCAATTTTAAAGTTTGTTTTCTAAGTCGTATTTCCATTTGTTTACTAAACCAGGACTGTAAtgattttctctgttttggagCTCTTGACACATGTTTTGAGTGTTTGACTTCCACAAATGTCATAGCCTGGGATTAATGATTTATTCCTGGTTCTGCAGACACATTCCTTAACCCAGCGGAGGGCTGTACAGGGTCGAAGAAAACGATTTGATGTGTTGTTAGCTGAGcacaaaagcaaaaccaggGAAAAGGAACTTCTTCGACATTCGGATCATCATCAGCAGATGCCCCCTCTCAGGGAACCACATCCCTCACCTACTAAAacttcccaggagctgcaccaaAATTCTCATGGAGTTACTCTTACAGAATCAAAGCCTTTATTACCTAATAAACCCAAACCTCACCCCCCCAGTCTTCCAAGGTAAGGAAAATCTGCAGATGCAGTGGTATGAAATGAACACTGGGAGCTTGATGAGGGAGCGATATGGATCTGTTGGATGGGGCAGTGTGTTTGCTGCAGGCCTGGTGCCTGTCTGCAATTAGCAATTACCTGCTGAGGGCAACTCCTGGTGAGGAGGGAGTAGTAAAACTACTGTTTGAAGTAGTAAAAGCTGACTTGCAATCAGTGGAAGCAGTTGAGCAACAATTGGGCAACGCTGCTTTTCCAGGGGTACCACCATACTCTGTGCTTGCCCTTGGCAGGTTGCAAGACCGTGGGCAACACCAGGGATCTGTTAATGCAGATTTCTTTCTCTCAGTAATAATAAGCACTTAAAGGGTGGAATTTTTAACTGTACTGGGTTCAATAACACCTGGTTACTGCTTGCCTTGCCAGGCCTCCAGGCTGTCCAGCCCAGCACAGTGGAAATGCCCCCAGCGAGTCTCCTTCTGTCCACGAGTCCCCACACCCTCCCTTGCCTGCAGCTGAGCCAGCATCTCGGTTATCCAGTGATGAGGGAGAATGTGATGAAAAAGAAGAGCCTGTTGAAAAACTGGATTGTCATTATTCAGGTCATCATCCTCAACCAGCCGCTGTACGTTTGCAAAGTTAACCTCAGTCTGTCTCTGCCTCTAATTGTGTAAACAAGTTACTTTGGGGTTTTAGGGGTGGTTTTGTGTGAGGTGTGtgatactttttttctttcttttttcttttttttccccctccctatattttgagaaaattattttgtggcCTAGTAGGCAGAGAAGGTTTAACTAGTTGCAAAATAAACATGCTAAAAAAATGTGTTCATAGCTCACTTCCCCAgtctaaaagaaaacaaaatgccaGAATACTAAAGTTGAAATTGCTAACTGCTCTAAAGGGCTGTGGTTTTGGAATAAGTAAACAGTGTCTTTTTGGTGCAATTTTCTTATTGGACTTTCCTGTCCACACCCACATACATTTTTTACTCAAGTTACCAACATCATGTTAAAGATAGCAGTAaggtattttaatatttaaatttttacaaAGGTTAGTTAGTGTAACTAAAATCAAATTTATTGCCCTGGATGTCAAATTATATTCCTTTCAGAAACAGACTTCTAGCTGGTAGCTGGTAGATCCTCAGAAGTAGATGTTACATAAATATGTGTCCCTGTGTATAATGTTTATACATAAACAGACATACTGCTAACCTTCTCTGTTTAATCAAAGGATTTGATTAAAATCAAATTTGACTTCTTCAATTAAGTATGGGAGTATCAGAAGACAAGGAAATTATCTCTATATACCAAGgccaaaaatttaaaattgttGTTGGACCATAGACATAAAAactcttaatttattttttttatcttctaCTTAAACATCTAAAAGCATATTTATCATAAACAAATTGTTATTCAGAGAGTTGTCACTGAAAGTAGAAAACACCAATAAAAATCATGTCTTTTCAGTTTTGCACATTTGGTAGTCAGCAAATTGGAAGAGGTTATTACGTCTTTGACAAGCGGTGGAACCATATTCGATGTGCACTTGACTTCATGTTGGAGAAGCATCTTAATTCGCAGATGTGGAAGTGAGTAGAAGTGAAAGAGTTCTGATTCTTCTTGGTGGTTGTAGGAGTACATGGAACCTTGTGATTCTAGTTAAAGAAAGTAATCTTGTGTTCAGACTGAAGGTTAATGGTCTGTGCTTTAGATTTTTTGCAACAATTAACTATCAGTTTAACATAATCAGAGGCATTAATCAACCCCAAGATACAATCATTTTAAGGTAGCATTATTAGGATATGTGGGTATTAGTCTGAAGAATGTGACTATGTGGggttttatctttgtttttttGTTCACCTGTAGGAAAATTCCTCCAGCATCCAGTACCACAGCATCAGTCCGTGCCCCACATCGGACAAACCTGCTGCCTGCTTCTCAGCACGGTGTCAGTGCAGCAGGGTTCCTCTTGCCCACCACGGTTATGTCATCGCCAGCGTTGGTGTCTCCTTCCTGCGTGTCCCTGAGCAGCAAATCGGTACCATCCCACGGGACAACGCTCAACGCCAACCCCGCTGCTCTGGGCGCCGTGGATCCCGTCTGCAGTATGCAATCAAGACAAGTGTCTTCTTCCCCTTCAACACCTACAGTGCTTTCCTCTGTACCTTCACCTATGGCCAGCAAACCTCAGAAAATGAAATCCAGCAAATCTTTTAAACCTAAGGAATCTCCTGCTGGCAGTGGCACCTGTAACAGCACCGGCAGCGTCAGTAGCAGCGGCGGCTCAGGAAAGAAGCGTAAAAACAGTTCCGCACTGCTCGCACCTTCTCATTCCACAGAGTCCTTTAGAAAAAACTGTGTGGTTAACTCTGGAAACTCTGGGACCTCCTATCATCCCTCAGTGACAGCTTCGTCCCACAGCGTTGGCCTCAACTGTATGACTAGCAAAGCTAACTCTGTTAGCCTCAAACATGACCAATCAGGGAGGGGTCCTCCAACTGGGAGCCCTGCAGAATCCATAAAGAGAATGAGTGTGATGATGAACAGCAGCGACTCCACGCTCTCCTTAGGGCCCTTTGTTCATCAGTCCAGTGAGCTGACTGTAAATTCACACAGCAGTTTTTCACATTCACATACTTCCCTTGACAAATtaataggaaagaaaagaaagtgctCACCTGGTTCAAGCAGcatcaacagcagcagcagcaaatcaAACAAAGTTGCCAAATTGACATCGGTGAACAATGTTCATGCAAAACACACTGGTGCAATCCCAGGGACGCAAGGACTGATGAACAATTCTCTGTTTCATCAGGTAGGAAATCTTGTCTCAAACTAAGCCAGCATGAAATGCCTCCTCACATGCTTATAATTCATGTCTTCTCTTTAATATTAAATAGATAGCCAGTTCCAGGTCCTGCTCGAGTAAAAGGTAGTTCTTCTTTTTGTCCAGTACTCATTTTGAGTGTTTTTATGGTACATTTATTCAAGACTTTTATAAATGTTCTAAATAAGAAAGCTTTActttaggaaagaaaaacctTAAATGGGATATTTCAAATTCCTTAGATGCTGTTGCCTGTGAATTGCTTTCAGATAAAATTAATTCCTCTTATTTTTAAaccataattttaaaaaagaatctTGCCAGCCTGCCATGGAACTGAGCTGTGTGCCTCAGCCTGACTCCTTGTTTCTGTGTCAGGAATAAACATTCTACAAAGTGGAACATAATGATGCTGATAACAGAACTGTGATACTGTGATAAAATAAGCCTATTATCCCAAGATGTCATTGACTAACTTCTTAGTAATAATGAGATTAAATGTAATAAATCAGATAATAAACCTTTTTAGTGGGTAAGGCAAATAGATATGCTATAAAGGAAGCAGATCTCATGAGTATGTAAgatctcattttaaaaattagtttggggttttgatttttttttttaaacaaatctcGCTGGAAAAGTAGTGTATTCAGGATCAAAAATCCAAGAAactttgttttctctgctgctAAAAACTGAAATCACTGTAGCTGGAGAGCCAGGAGGTCGGTAAGAACTTTTTGAGAGTGGTTTCTTAATTTTCAGTTTCAGCCACAGAGGAAGATTTTCACCTTTTTGTGTGtttacttaagaaa
It encodes:
- the ATXN7 gene encoding ataxin-7 isoform X1, whose translation is MKPAGTAAERMSARAAGDVRREQRGAAARQRQRRPRHGEGGGGGGGSGAGPAATAAAMAAVGERRSLPSPEAMLGQPWSHWVDAAKLHGNDGTALEESFKEYGRNREAMRLCREDMPIFGLCPAHDDFYLVMCNHCNQVVKPQAFQSHYERRHSSSSKPPLTPPSSSVFSLISSFPSKNKGSSGSGSSRSSSGGTSASSSNSKLLKSPKDKLQISGNNRLLHSVQHSKAPHDKIMTPSVKVEKIHPKIDGAQLKAAVGPTCSTTVSSSIKTGLNCPSIPKPPLPSPGQILNGKGLLSVPPFLEKKPEENTNNRKFLHKRLSEREFDPDIYCGVIDVETRKPCTRSLTCKTHSLTQRRAVQGRRKRFDVLLAEHKSKTREKELLRHSDHHQQMPPLREPHPSPTKTSQELHQNSHGVTLTESKPLLPNKPKPHPPSLPRPPGCPAQHSGNAPSESPSVHESPHPPLPAAEPASRLSSDEGECDEKEEPVEKLDCHYSGHHPQPAAFCTFGSQQIGRGYYVFDKRWNHIRCALDFMLEKHLNSQMWKKIPPASSTTASVRAPHRTNLLPASQHGVSAAGFLLPTTVMSSPALVSPSCVSLSSKSVPSHGTTLNANPAALGAVDPVCSMQSRQVSSSPSTPTVLSSVPSPMASKPQKMKSSKSFKPKESPAGSGTCNSTGSVSSSGGSGKKRKNSSALLAPSHSTESFRKNCVVNSGNSGTSYHPSVTASSHSVGLNCMTSKANSVSLKHDQSGRGPPTGSPAESIKRMSVMMNSSDSTLSLGPFVHQSSELTVNSHSSFSHSHTSLDKLIGKKRKCSPGSSSINSSSSKSNKVAKLTSVNNVHAKHTGAIPGTQGLMNNSLFHQPKARP
- the ATXN7 gene encoding ataxin-7 isoform X3 translates to MKPAGTAAERMSARAAGDVRREQRGAAARQRQRRPRHGEGGGGGGGSGAGPAATAAAMAAVGERRSLPSPEAMLGQPWSHWVDAAKLHGNDGTALEESFKEYGRNREAMRLCREERRHSSSSKPPLTPPSSSVFSLISSFPSKNKGSSGSGSSRSSSGGTSASSSNSKLLKSPKDKLQISGNNRLLHSVQHSKAPHDKIMTPSVKVEKIHPKIDGAQLKAAVGPTCSTTVSSSIKTGLNCPSIPKPPLPSPGQILNGKGLLSVPPFLEKKPEENTNNRKFLHKRLSEREFDPDIYCGVIDVETRKPCTRSLTCKTHSLTQRRAVQGRRKRFDVLLAEHKSKTREKELLRHSDHHQQMPPLREPHPSPTKTSQELHQNSHGVTLTESKPLLPNKPKPHPPSLPRPPGCPAQHSGNAPSESPSVHESPHPPLPAAEPASRLSSDEGECDEKEEPVEKLDCHYSGHHPQPAAFCTFGSQQIGRGYYVFDKRWNHIRCALDFMLEKHLNSQMWKKIPPASSTTASVRAPHRTNLLPASQHGVSAAGFLLPTTVMSSPALVSPSCVSLSSKSVPSHGTTLNANPAALGAVDPVCSMQSRQVSSSPSTPTVLSSVPSPMASKPQKMKSSKSFKPKESPAGSGTCNSTGSVSSSGGSGKKRKNSSALLAPSHSTESFRKNCVVNSGNSGTSYHPSVTASSHSVGLNCMTSKANSVSLKHDQSGRGPPTGSPAESIKRMSVMMNSSDSTLSLGPFVHQSSELTVNSHSSFSHSHTSLDKLIGKKRKCSPGSSSINSSSSKSNKVAKLTSVNNVHAKHTGAIPGTQGLMNNSLFHQPKARP
- the ATXN7 gene encoding ataxin-7 isoform X2, with the protein product MSARAAGDVRREQRGAAARQRQRRPRHGEGGGGGGGSGAGPAATAAAMAAVGERRSLPSPEAMLGQPWSHWVDAAKLHGNDGTALEESFKEYGRNREAMRLCREDMPIFGLCPAHDDFYLVMCNHCNQVVKPQAFQSHYERRHSSSSKPPLTPPSSSVFSLISSFPSKNKGSSGSGSSRSSSGGTSASSSNSKLLKSPKDKLQISGNNRLLHSVQHSKAPHDKIMTPSVKVEKIHPKIDGAQLKAAVGPTCSTTVSSSIKTGLNCPSIPKPPLPSPGQILNGKGLLSVPPFLEKKPEENTNNRKFLHKRLSEREFDPDIYCGVIDVETRKPCTRSLTCKTHSLTQRRAVQGRRKRFDVLLAEHKSKTREKELLRHSDHHQQMPPLREPHPSPTKTSQELHQNSHGVTLTESKPLLPNKPKPHPPSLPRPPGCPAQHSGNAPSESPSVHESPHPPLPAAEPASRLSSDEGECDEKEEPVEKLDCHYSGHHPQPAAFCTFGSQQIGRGYYVFDKRWNHIRCALDFMLEKHLNSQMWKKIPPASSTTASVRAPHRTNLLPASQHGVSAAGFLLPTTVMSSPALVSPSCVSLSSKSVPSHGTTLNANPAALGAVDPVCSMQSRQVSSSPSTPTVLSSVPSPMASKPQKMKSSKSFKPKESPAGSGTCNSTGSVSSSGGSGKKRKNSSALLAPSHSTESFRKNCVVNSGNSGTSYHPSVTASSHSVGLNCMTSKANSVSLKHDQSGRGPPTGSPAESIKRMSVMMNSSDSTLSLGPFVHQSSELTVNSHSSFSHSHTSLDKLIGKKRKCSPGSSSINSSSSKSNKVAKLTSVNNVHAKHTGAIPGTQGLMNNSLFHQPKARP
- the ATXN7 gene encoding ataxin-7 isoform X4: MRLCREDMPIFGLCPAHDDFYLVMCNHCNQVVKPQAFQSHYERRHSSSSKPPLTPPSSSVFSLISSFPSKNKGSSGSGSSRSSSGGTSASSSNSKLLKSPKDKLQISGNNRLLHSVQHSKAPHDKIMTPSVKVEKIHPKIDGAQLKAAVGPTCSTTVSSSIKTGLNCPSIPKPPLPSPGQILNGKGLLSVPPFLEKKPEENTNNRKFLHKRLSEREFDPDIYCGVIDVETRKPCTRSLTCKTHSLTQRRAVQGRRKRFDVLLAEHKSKTREKELLRHSDHHQQMPPLREPHPSPTKTSQELHQNSHGVTLTESKPLLPNKPKPHPPSLPRPPGCPAQHSGNAPSESPSVHESPHPPLPAAEPASRLSSDEGECDEKEEPVEKLDCHYSGHHPQPAAFCTFGSQQIGRGYYVFDKRWNHIRCALDFMLEKHLNSQMWKKIPPASSTTASVRAPHRTNLLPASQHGVSAAGFLLPTTVMSSPALVSPSCVSLSSKSVPSHGTTLNANPAALGAVDPVCSMQSRQVSSSPSTPTVLSSVPSPMASKPQKMKSSKSFKPKESPAGSGTCNSTGSVSSSGGSGKKRKNSSALLAPSHSTESFRKNCVVNSGNSGTSYHPSVTASSHSVGLNCMTSKANSVSLKHDQSGRGPPTGSPAESIKRMSVMMNSSDSTLSLGPFVHQSSELTVNSHSSFSHSHTSLDKLIGKKRKCSPGSSSINSSSSKSNKVAKLTSVNNVHAKHTGAIPGTQGLMNNSLFHQPKARP